A window of Nicotiana tabacum cultivar K326 chromosome 24, ASM71507v2, whole genome shotgun sequence contains these coding sequences:
- the LOC107797369 gene encoding uncharacterized protein LOC107797369 — MNYSQPSSSSSVQLLSQAIPPENRANVNLSLLIDELDSESFSTDPGERIPIANYNLQLRDAVRRYYIQNGPCQPTNHQFPKTTIGGRMHQFKPSWFKRSFLRWLEYSVKKDVAYCLCCYLFKNEFVHESADEYFTKSNFRTWNKAFERFHLHVGEISSVHNKCFNKMLDLSNHHQSIQVVLDKHSEKVKSEYRMRLEASFDVARRLSHHGLPFRDHDESEYSTNQGLFLSFLRWHGDKHPDVGKVIIENAPQNDTLTCPMIQKDIVNACAKETLKSIIEDLNRDYFGILADESKDISHKEQMALILRYVNKNGEVVERFVCLVHVSDISAYSLKEEIYSLLSDHSLSTSKIRGQGYDGASNMKGEINAIAKKHLDVDEFFDHVTNMLNVIGGSFKRRELLRHHQAEELEKLLESGEVITGQGLNQECGFQRLGDTRWGSYFKTLDNFIAIFSSIVRVLKLIEYEGSTSHERNQAEYLLGKIRTFKFIFVLHLMVKVLAISNELSKILQKKDQDIVNVVVFLDITKKRLQDMRETG, encoded by the exons ATGAATTATTCTCAACCAAGTTCTAGTTCTAGTGTGCAATTATTGAGTCAGGCAATACCTCCAGAAAACCGTGCGAATGTCAATCTTTCTCTTCTTATCGACGAGCTTGACTCAGAATCATTTAGCACCGATCCAGGAGAAAGAATACCCATTGCTAATTATAACCTTCAATTACGAGATGCGGTGAGGAGATATTACATTCAAAATGGGCCTTGTCAACCTACCAATCATCAATTTCCTAAAACTACAATAGGAGGAAGAATGCACCAATTTAAACCAAGTTGGTTCAAACGTTCATTTTTAAGATGGTTGGAGTATAGTGTGAAAAAAGATGTCGCATATTGTCTATGTTGTTATTTGTTCAAAAATGAATTCGTTCATGAAAGTGCGGATGAATATTTTACAAAAAGTAATTTTAGGACATGGAATAAGGCTTTTGAAAGGTTCCATTTGCATGTCGGTGAGATTAGTAGTGTCCATAATAAATGTTTCAACAAGATGCTAGATTTGTCAAATCATCATCAATCAATTCAAGTTGTTTTAGACAAGCATTCAGAGAAGGTGAAAAGTGAGTACCGAATGCGCTTGGAAGCCTCGTTTGATGTTGCAAGACGTCTCTCGCATCATGGATTACCTTTTCGAGATCATGACGAAAGTGAATATTCAACAAATCAAGGCTTATTTCTAAGCTTTTTGCGGTGGCATGGGGACAAACATCCGGATGTGGGAAAAGTAATAATAGAAAATGCTCCACAAAATGATACTTTAACTTGTCCTATGATTCAAAAGGATATTGTCAATGCTTGTGCAAAAGAAACATTGAAATCTATAATTGAAGACTTGAATAGAGATTACTTTGGTATATTAGCCGATGAATCCAAAGATATCTCACACAAAGAACAAATGGCTCTTATTTTGCGGTATGttaataaaaatggtgaagtggTAGAACGATTTGTTTGCCTTGTCCATGTTAGTGATATATCAGCATACTCATTAAAGGAAGAAATATATTCTTTGCTTTCGGATCACTCACTAAGTACATCCAAAATACGTGGACAAGGTTATGATGGAGCTAGTAATATGAAGGGAGAGATAAATG CTATTGCTAAAAAGCATTTGGATGTTGATGAATTTTTTGATCATGTTACTAATATGTTGAATGTTATTGGAGGATCTTTCAAGCGCAGAGAATTGCTTCGTCATCATCAAGCTGAAGAGTTGGAGAAATTACTCGAGTCCGGTGAAGTTATTACCGGACAAGGATTAAATCAAGAATGTGGATTTCAAAGACTAGGTGATACTCGTTGGGGATCCTATTTTAAAACATTGGATAACTTTATTGCTATTTTCTCTTCTATTGTTCGTGTGCTTAAATTGATTGAGTATGAAGGTTCTACCTCACATGAAAGAAATCAAGCAGAGTATCTTTTGGGTAAGATTAGAACATTCAAATTTATTTTCGTGCTTCATTTGATGGTGAAAGTGTTGGCCATATCAAATGAATTGAGCAAGATCTTACAAAAAAAGGATCAAGATATTGTTAATGTCGTGGTGTTTCTTGACATTACAAAGAAAAGGTTGCAAGATATGAGGGAAACTGGATAG